One stretch of Cedecea neteri DNA includes these proteins:
- the mgtA gene encoding magnesium-translocating P-type ATPase yields the protein MTVQTKNRNKKSTLSMRAAQEAKNGIAETLVNLNTTREGLQEAHANARLERDGLNEVAHDKPPHALIQLLMAFNNPFIYVLAILASISFFTDYWLPTSHGEDGDLTTVIIIGTMVALSGLVRFWQEHRSAKSAEALKAMVRTTATVVRREHAGQKGTPREIPMRELVVGDIVQLYAGDMIPADVRLIESRDLFISQAVLTGEALPIEKYDTLGDVAQKSAHDKAIDSENLLDIPNICFMGTNVVSGTAQAVVVATGPRTYFGSLAKAIVGTRAQTAFDRGVNSVSWLLIRFMLVMVPVVFLINGLMKGEWWDALLFALAVAVGLTPEMLPMIVSANLAKGAVAMAKRKVVVKRLNAIQNLGAMDVLCTDKTGTLTQDKIILEHHVDTHGQKNESVLALAWLNSHHQSGIKNLMDQAVIYFSENEPGFVKPQGYSKVDEMPFDFVRRRLSIVVKDSQSNHLLVCKGAVEEMLSIATHMEENGKVIALDEQRREAMLAMTNDYNKDGFRVLVVATRDIPKAEAKKQYGTDDEHDLIIRGFLTFLDPPKESAGPAIAALMDIGVAVKVLTGDNAIVTTRICRQVGLEPGEPVLGPQIEQLSDASLQQLVEERTVFAKLTPLQKSRVLKALQANGHTVGFLGDGINDAPALRDADVGISVDSGTDIAKESADIILLEKSLMVLEEGVIKGRETFGNIMKYLNMTASSNFGNVFSVLVASAFIPFLPMLAIQLLLQNLMYDISQLALPWDKTDKEFLSKPRKWDAKNIGRFMVWIGPTSSIFDMTTFALMWFVFSANSEHMQTLFQSGWFVEGLLSQTLVVHMLRTQKIPFIQSTAAWPVMMMTGLVMAVGIYVPFSPLGPLVGLQALPWQYFPWLVGTLLAYCCVAQAMKTFYMRRFKQWH from the coding sequence ATGACTGTACAAACCAAGAACCGTAATAAAAAAAGCACGCTGTCTATGCGCGCCGCCCAGGAAGCCAAAAACGGCATCGCAGAAACCCTGGTCAACCTCAACACCACCCGGGAAGGACTGCAGGAAGCCCATGCGAATGCCCGGCTGGAGCGGGATGGCCTGAACGAAGTCGCTCATGACAAGCCGCCTCACGCGCTGATCCAGCTGCTGATGGCGTTTAACAACCCGTTTATCTACGTGCTCGCTATTCTCGCCAGCATCAGCTTCTTTACCGACTACTGGCTGCCTACCAGCCACGGCGAAGACGGTGACCTGACGACGGTGATCATCATCGGCACCATGGTGGCACTCAGCGGCCTGGTGCGCTTCTGGCAGGAACACCGCTCGGCTAAATCCGCCGAAGCGCTGAAAGCAATGGTGCGCACCACCGCCACGGTCGTTCGTCGTGAACATGCAGGGCAAAAAGGAACCCCGCGTGAAATCCCGATGCGCGAGCTGGTCGTGGGCGATATCGTACAGCTCTATGCGGGCGATATGATCCCGGCAGACGTGCGCCTCATTGAGTCTCGCGACCTGTTTATCAGCCAGGCCGTGCTGACCGGTGAAGCGCTGCCGATTGAGAAATACGACACCCTGGGCGATGTGGCGCAAAAATCCGCGCACGACAAGGCGATCGACAGCGAGAACCTGCTGGATATCCCTAACATCTGCTTTATGGGCACCAACGTTGTCAGCGGCACCGCGCAGGCGGTAGTAGTGGCGACCGGGCCACGGACCTACTTTGGCTCGCTGGCAAAAGCCATTGTCGGTACCCGGGCGCAAACGGCGTTTGACCGGGGAGTGAACAGCGTCAGCTGGCTGCTGATCCGCTTTATGCTGGTGATGGTGCCGGTAGTGTTCCTGATCAACGGCCTGATGAAAGGCGAATGGTGGGATGCCCTGCTGTTTGCCCTGGCGGTCGCCGTGGGCCTGACGCCGGAAATGCTGCCGATGATCGTCAGCGCCAACCTCGCCAAAGGCGCGGTGGCTATGGCGAAGCGTAAAGTGGTGGTTAAGCGTCTCAACGCGATTCAGAACCTGGGCGCGATGGACGTGCTGTGCACCGATAAAACCGGCACGCTGACGCAGGACAAAATCATTCTGGAGCACCACGTCGACACGCACGGTCAGAAAAATGAGTCCGTGCTGGCACTGGCCTGGCTCAACAGCCACCACCAAAGCGGCATCAAAAACCTGATGGATCAGGCGGTCATTTACTTCTCTGAAAATGAGCCGGGATTTGTGAAACCGCAGGGTTACAGCAAGGTCGATGAAATGCCGTTCGACTTCGTGCGCCGTCGCCTGTCGATTGTGGTGAAAGACAGCCAGAGCAATCACCTGCTGGTGTGCAAAGGCGCGGTGGAAGAGATGCTGAGCATCGCCACCCACATGGAAGAGAACGGCAAGGTTATCGCCCTGGACGAGCAGCGTCGTGAGGCGATGCTGGCAATGACCAACGACTACAACAAAGACGGTTTCCGCGTCCTCGTGGTGGCCACCCGTGACATTCCTAAAGCCGAAGCGAAAAAGCAGTACGGCACCGACGATGAACACGACCTGATCATCCGTGGCTTCCTCACCTTCCTCGATCCACCGAAGGAGAGCGCAGGCCCGGCGATTGCCGCCCTGATGGACATCGGCGTGGCGGTGAAAGTGCTGACCGGCGATAACGCCATTGTCACCACGCGCATTTGCCGTCAGGTTGGGCTGGAGCCGGGCGAGCCGGTGCTCGGCCCGCAGATTGAGCAACTGAGCGACGCTTCCCTGCAACAGTTAGTGGAAGAGCGCACCGTGTTCGCCAAGCTGACGCCGCTGCAGAAGTCTCGCGTGCTGAAGGCGCTGCAGGCTAACGGCCATACCGTCGGCTTCCTCGGCGACGGGATTAACGATGCCCCTGCCCTGCGTGATGCCGACGTTGGTATCTCGGTCGACAGCGGCACCGATATCGCCAAGGAATCCGCCGACATCATCCTGCTGGAAAAGAGCCTGATGGTGCTGGAAGAAGGCGTCATAAAAGGCCGCGAGACCTTTGGCAACATCATGAAGTACCTGAACATGACCGCCAGCTCCAACTTCGGCAACGTGTTCTCGGTGCTGGTTGCCAGCGCGTTCATCCCGTTCCTGCCGATGCTCGCCATTCAGCTGCTGCTGCAAAACCTGATGTACGACATCTCCCAGCTCGCGCTGCCGTGGGACAAAACGGACAAAGAGTTCCTGAGCAAGCCGCGCAAATGGGATGCCAAAAACATCGGCCGCTTCATGGTCTGGATTGGCCCGACGTCGTCCATTTTTGACATGACCACCTTTGCCCTGATGTGGTTTGTGTTCAGCGCCAACAGCGAGCACATGCAGACCCTGTTCCAGTCCGGCTGGTTCGTTGAAGGCCTGCTGTCGCAAACGCTGGTGGTGCACATGCTGCGTACCCAGAAGATCCCGTTCATTCAGAGCACTGCCGCCTGGCCGGTGATGATGATGACCGGCCTGGTGATGGCGGTAGGGATTTACGTGCCGTTCTCTCCGCTCGGGCCGTTGGTTGGGCTGCAGGCACTGCCGTGGCAGTACTTCCCGTGGCTGGTCGGCACCCTGCTGGCCTACTGCTGCGTGGCTCAGGCGATGAAAACGTTCTACATGCGTCGCTTCAAACAGTGGCACTAA
- a CDS encoding phosphohydrolase codes for MPIARWQQQFEQYLIENWAQDDKAHDVAHFRRVWKTAQHIMEGTEADRLVVLTACYFHDIVNLPKNHPERHLASTQAAQETLRILETHFPDFPRELYDDVAHAVRAHSFSAAIAPQTLEAKVVQDADRLESLGAIGLARVFYVSGALGRSLFDSDDPLAERRELDDTQYSVDHFQKKLLRLPDSMQTEAGRALAHHNADFLVGYMAKLCAELKGDYLQVDEQVLQRFKSQA; via the coding sequence ATGCCGATTGCCCGCTGGCAGCAGCAGTTTGAGCAGTATCTGATTGAGAACTGGGCGCAGGATGACAAGGCCCATGACGTGGCGCATTTTCGGCGAGTATGGAAAACCGCTCAGCATATTATGGAAGGGACCGAGGCCGACAGGCTTGTGGTGCTGACCGCCTGTTATTTCCATGACATTGTTAACCTGCCCAAGAATCACCCGGAGCGCCATCTGGCCTCAACGCAGGCCGCGCAGGAAACGCTGCGTATTCTGGAAACGCACTTCCCGGACTTTCCCCGCGAGCTGTATGACGACGTAGCCCATGCGGTGCGGGCCCACAGCTTTAGCGCCGCCATTGCGCCGCAGACGCTGGAAGCAAAAGTGGTGCAGGACGCGGACAGGCTGGAATCGCTGGGGGCGATAGGCCTCGCGCGCGTGTTTTATGTCTCCGGGGCGCTGGGGCGCTCGCTGTTTGACAGCGACGATCCGCTGGCCGAGCGCCGCGAGCTGGATGATACGCAGTACTCGGTGGATCATTTTCAGAAAAAGCTTCTGCGCCTGCCGGACTCAATGCAGACCGAAGCCGGGCGAGCGCTGGCGCACCACAATGCGGATTTCCTCGTGGGCTATATGGCGAAGCTGTGCGCCGAGCTGAAAGGCGACTATCTGCAGGTAGACGAGCAGGTTCTGCAGCGTTTTAAATCACAGGCTTAA
- the drpB gene encoding cell division protein DrpB, translated as MDAKPTRSPGGKIALWLFYAFCLYIVWAMARYFWVVSGVTSGDLGTFGGKLLGALMGLLVLGSVAAVLGWVAWYTRPRVYPARVRDNRQH; from the coding sequence ATGGATGCGAAACCAACTCGCAGCCCCGGTGGAAAAATTGCGCTGTGGCTGTTTTATGCTTTTTGTTTGTACATCGTTTGGGCGATGGCGCGTTATTTTTGGGTCGTCAGTGGGGTCACCAGCGGCGATCTGGGCACCTTCGGCGGGAAATTGCTTGGCGCATTAATGGGGTTGCTGGTACTTGGCTCCGTTGCGGCAGTGCTGGGTTGGGTAGCCTGGTATACCCGGCCACGTGTTTATCCTGCCCGCGTCCGCGATAATCGCCAGCATTAA
- a CDS encoding DNA cytosine methyltransferase, translating into MNDLDAIAEHLSLQAQRHKQTQQEEDHALVSRLLEIYDQKTVALRLRQVGGDWTRESLNRWYNGKSAPRGLTEVEVQMLQSMLPSPPSYHGRYAFRFIDLFAGIGGIRSGFEAIGGQCVFTSEWNKHAVKTYKANWYCDPAQHQFNEDIRDVTLSNRGDVTDEQATKHIQATLPDHDVLLAGFPCQPFSLAGVSKKNALGRAHGFACETQGTLFFDVARIIAAKRPPIFVLENVKNLKSHDKGNTFRIIMQTLDELGYDVADAAVTGRNDPKIVDGKNFLPQHRERIVLVGTRRDLNLDSAVTLARLSDFYPARRPTFGELLDDEVEAKYVLTPTLWKYLYNYAKKHQAKGNGFGYGLVDPTNPASVARTLSARYFKDGAEILIDRGWDKALGEVNFNDPDNQLNRPRRLTPRECARLMGFESPKGKAFRIPVSDTQAYRQFGNSVVVPAFAAVAKLLEPVIKQAVKKR; encoded by the coding sequence ATGAACGATCTTGACGCGATAGCAGAACACCTCTCCCTTCAGGCACAGCGCCACAAACAAACTCAGCAAGAAGAAGATCACGCCCTGGTCAGCCGCTTACTCGAAATCTACGATCAAAAAACCGTCGCCCTGCGCCTGCGACAGGTGGGAGGTGACTGGACGCGCGAATCCCTGAACCGCTGGTATAACGGCAAGTCTGCGCCACGGGGCTTAACCGAAGTGGAAGTGCAGATGCTGCAAAGTATGCTGCCGTCGCCGCCGTCGTATCATGGCCGCTATGCCTTCCGCTTTATCGACCTGTTTGCCGGCATCGGCGGCATTCGCAGCGGCTTTGAGGCGATTGGCGGCCAGTGCGTGTTTACCAGCGAATGGAACAAACATGCGGTGAAAACCTACAAGGCAAACTGGTATTGCGACCCGGCGCAGCATCAGTTTAATGAAGATATTCGTGACGTGACGCTCAGCAACCGCGGCGACGTGACGGACGAGCAGGCGACGAAACACATTCAGGCCACGCTGCCCGACCACGATGTGCTGCTGGCCGGCTTCCCCTGCCAGCCGTTTTCCCTGGCGGGCGTGTCGAAGAAAAACGCCCTTGGGCGCGCGCACGGCTTTGCCTGTGAAACCCAGGGCACCTTGTTCTTCGACGTGGCGCGAATTATTGCCGCCAAACGTCCGCCGATTTTCGTGCTGGAAAACGTTAAAAACCTGAAGAGCCACGATAAAGGCAACACGTTCCGCATCATCATGCAGACGCTGGACGAGCTGGGCTATGACGTGGCCGATGCCGCCGTCACCGGGCGCAATGACCCGAAAATTGTCGATGGCAAAAACTTCCTGCCGCAGCATCGCGAGCGCATCGTGCTGGTCGGCACGCGCCGTGACCTGAACCTGGACTCTGCGGTGACGCTGGCAAGGCTCAGCGATTTTTATCCGGCTCGTCGCCCGACGTTTGGTGAGCTGCTGGATGATGAAGTCGAAGCAAAATATGTTCTGACCCCGACGCTGTGGAAATACCTCTATAACTACGCGAAGAAGCACCAGGCCAAAGGGAACGGCTTCGGCTACGGGCTGGTTGACCCGACCAATCCGGCAAGCGTGGCCAGAACGCTGTCGGCCCGTTACTTTAAGGATGGCGCGGAGATCCTGATCGATCGTGGCTGGGACAAGGCGCTGGGCGAGGTTAACTTTAACGATCCCGATAATCAGCTGAACAGGCCGCGCCGCCTGACACCGCGTGAATGCGCCAGGCTGATGGGCTTTGAATCACCGAAGGGCAAAGCGTTCCGCATTCCCGTGTCCGACACTCAGGCTTACCGCCAGTTTGGTAACTCCGTAGTCGTTCCCGCGTTTGCCGCAGTGGCAAAACTGCTGGAGCCGGTCATCAAGCAAGCGGTGAAAAAGCGCTAA